AGAAAAGTTTAGGTAAATAATCTAGATAATACATAACCTTTTGTTTGGAGAAATCCAAGCGAAAGGTTTTTTTGATACGTTAAAAAGTCGGAGGAGATAGGAGAGGAGATCTAATTGATAAGCCGTATCGTAACATATCAGCTTTAATAGAATACCTTCTTTTCGAGCACGTCCAATGCTTTCTTGATTTCTTCTAAGTCCTGAGCGGAGGCGTGTTCAATTTTTTTATTAAAAAGCAGTTCGATCTCGCTAAATATTTCTGACATCATCCTTTTGCCTTCCACAGATAAAACGATCGTATGTTTACGACCATCTTGTTTATCCATCACTTTTTCAATTAAATTCATAGCATGCAATTTCTTAAGTTCTCGGCTCGTATTAGGTAGAGAGATATGCTGACAATCGCTGATTTCACTCGGATTCACAGGTTGTGAAACAAATACATATTCCATAATCCCATATTGTACTGACGTTAAGGACCGGCTGCGGACATTTTTAGTAATCTCATGTTTTACTTCATGTACAGATGCTGTAAATGCAATAAAACGGTTAAAAAGAGTGCTACTCATAAAAATCACCTCATAAAAAATGTATCAAATTAAATATCAAAAAACAATTATCAATTGACAACTAAAATGCAGGTAGGATATGATCTAGTTATCAAATGACAACTAATTGAGGTGAGCTATGAATTTATTAATTATATATACCCATCCGAATCACAAAAGCCTATGCTACTCTTTCTTAGAGAATGTTCTTAAAGGTGCGGAGGAAAATTCAAACATTAATCATGTTCATGTTCTTGATTTATATGAGGAGCAATTTGATCCTATTTTACGTTTTAATGAAAAGAAAAGGCGCAGGGATATGCATAGAGATCCTAATCTTGAAACGTATCGGCTTCAGCTTCTATGGGCAGACAAAATCATTTTCATTTACCCCATATGGTGGGGACGCCCTCCTGCAATGCTATTAGGGTTTATTGATCAGATGTTTGCTTCAAATTTTGCATACAAAGATATAGGGAAGATACTTCCGGAAGGTCTCCTGAAAGGAAAA
The nucleotide sequence above comes from Alkalicoccobacillus plakortidis. Encoded proteins:
- a CDS encoding NAD(P)H-dependent oxidoreductase; this translates as MNLLIIYTHPNHKSLCYSFLENVLKGAEENSNINHVHVLDLYEEQFDPILRFNEKKRRRDMHRDPNLETYRLQLLWADKIIFIYPIWWGRPPAMLLGFIDQMFASNFAYKDIGKILPEGLLKGKSVICISTMKGPKHYPLFLLNNAHKVLMKKALFNYVGIKKVKFIEFGNMEGANKGQNKKLQLVYQHVKKLVI
- a CDS encoding MarR family winged helix-turn-helix transcriptional regulator, with translation MSSTLFNRFIAFTASVHEVKHEITKNVRSRSLTSVQYGIMEYVFVSQPVNPSEISDCQHISLPNTSRELKKLHAMNLIEKVMDKQDGRKHTIVLSVEGKRMMSEIFSEIELLFNKKIEHASAQDLEEIKKALDVLEKKVFY